One Robbsia sp. KACC 23696 DNA segment encodes these proteins:
- a CDS encoding XdhC family protein: MDNVDLTVIETAEKWRRAGQRVILGTVVRTWGSAPRPVGSMVAVRDDGLIVGSVSGGCIEDDLADRAIRGVLTPDDGLPCVVRYGVDAEEAQRFGLPCGGTLVLVLEPIGARSALADLIAALRQPAPPRTAEEITGVAAVAPLGFRRTLLCRDLDMRTGAVRLRDGTSGAAHHEPDDTVGATDSSTDVDADITAVQPRDFAFDGKTLTTLHGAAYRMVLIGAGEIASHLARMAVPLGYQVIVCEPREQYAGSWEVDGVDLTRAMPDDVVLGMGVDARTAIIALTHDPKLDDLALIDALQSEAFYVGAIGSRGHREQRVARLALFDVSPEQLDTLHSPVGLYLGAQTPAEIAVSILAEVTAYRHNVPVLQSHAIRARAKPERSVSHGPDDKPACGLVPPGDIAQADSL, from the coding sequence ATGGACAACGTCGACCTCACTGTGATCGAAACCGCTGAAAAATGGCGTCGAGCGGGTCAGCGCGTCATATTGGGAACGGTGGTTCGGACATGGGGCTCCGCACCGCGCCCCGTGGGATCGATGGTCGCGGTACGCGATGATGGCCTCATCGTCGGCTCCGTCTCCGGCGGCTGTATCGAAGACGATCTGGCCGATCGCGCTATCCGGGGCGTACTGACGCCGGACGATGGGCTGCCCTGCGTGGTGCGCTACGGCGTGGATGCAGAGGAGGCCCAGCGCTTCGGTCTACCGTGCGGCGGCACCCTGGTGCTGGTGCTGGAACCGATCGGTGCACGCAGCGCACTCGCCGACTTGATAGCGGCGCTGCGCCAGCCCGCACCGCCGCGGACGGCCGAGGAAATCACCGGCGTCGCGGCCGTGGCGCCACTCGGCTTCCGACGCACGCTGCTCTGCCGCGATCTCGATATGCGAACCGGGGCGGTACGGTTGCGCGACGGCACGTCGGGGGCTGCGCATCACGAACCGGACGACACCGTCGGGGCGACCGACTCCAGCACGGACGTCGATGCCGATATAACGGCCGTCCAGCCGCGTGATTTCGCGTTCGACGGCAAGACCTTGACCACGCTGCACGGCGCCGCCTATCGGATGGTATTGATCGGTGCCGGCGAGATCGCCTCGCACCTGGCCCGGATGGCGGTGCCGCTGGGCTATCAGGTCATCGTCTGCGAACCGCGCGAACAGTATGCCGGTTCATGGGAGGTCGACGGAGTGGATCTGACTCGCGCCATGCCGGACGACGTCGTGCTCGGCATGGGGGTAGACGCCCGCACCGCCATCATCGCGCTAACGCACGATCCGAAACTCGACGACCTCGCGCTGATCGATGCGCTACAGTCAGAGGCTTTCTACGTGGGCGCCATCGGATCCCGCGGACATCGCGAACAACGGGTCGCCCGTCTTGCCTTGTTCGACGTCTCTCCCGAGCAACTGGACACCCTCCATTCGCCGGTCGGCCTCTACCTGGGCGCGCAGACCCCGGCCGAAATCGCCGTCTCGATTCTCGCCGAGGTCACCGCCTACCGTCACAATGTGCCGGTTCTGCAGTCCCATGCGATTCGGGCCCGTGCAAAACCGGAACGTTCGGTTTCGCACGGGCCCGACGACAAGCCGGCCTGCGGTTTGGTGCCGCCTGGCGATATCGCTCAGGCGGACAGCCTCTGA
- a CDS encoding ATP-binding protein → MRSIRRVLLFWLLGIVMLGIVLAGVLIYRQAQAEANALFDYQLQQTAAALPSEPFSSVLGNNAASSDGVVIQIWSRDGAQLYYSHPRSPLAPRAELGFSTEHTPSGDWRVYSAIVGDNVVQLAQPMAVRSLLAAETAWRTVWPLVVLLPVMGIAVWLSVGRGLRPLSRLARALEARKPEAVDPLPERNVSPEIRPVVQALNGLLQRLSVAFDTQKAFVADAAHELRTPLAALRIQTQLLERASDDVARREALTDLKHGVERATRLVEQLLLLARSDMAPSVGDAGARNVGARTDSAAALPPGGSGGSPVTGVIVGEAGKGSGNPDLRVMVESCVALLAPLAIDKGVDLGMGSAESVRIDGDADDWQVLIGNLLDNAVKYTPGGGRVDVSLGPCDGGAWLEIADTGPGISDADKTRVFDRFYRSPDATHADNPVNPRGSGLGLAIVKRIADRYAAEITLADRAPHGLTVRVQIAGSQRSV, encoded by the coding sequence ATGCGATCGATTCGACGGGTTTTGCTGTTCTGGCTGCTCGGCATCGTCATGCTGGGTATCGTCCTGGCCGGCGTGCTGATCTACCGACAGGCGCAGGCCGAAGCCAATGCGCTGTTCGATTATCAACTGCAACAGACGGCGGCGGCGCTGCCCTCGGAGCCGTTTTCCTCGGTTCTCGGCAATAACGCGGCGAGCAGCGACGGCGTGGTGATCCAGATCTGGAGCCGCGACGGCGCGCAACTCTACTATTCCCATCCCCGTTCGCCGCTGGCGCCGCGTGCGGAACTCGGTTTTTCCACCGAGCACACCCCGAGCGGCGACTGGCGCGTCTACAGCGCGATCGTCGGCGACAACGTGGTCCAGCTGGCGCAGCCGATGGCCGTGCGCAGCCTGTTGGCGGCGGAAACCGCCTGGCGGACCGTCTGGCCGCTGGTGGTATTGTTGCCCGTCATGGGCATTGCCGTGTGGCTCAGCGTCGGCCGCGGCTTGCGGCCCTTGTCGCGGCTGGCGCGGGCATTGGAGGCGCGCAAGCCCGAGGCGGTCGATCCGCTGCCCGAGCGCAATGTGTCGCCGGAAATCCGCCCCGTGGTACAGGCGCTGAATGGTTTGCTGCAGCGCTTGAGCGTGGCTTTCGATACGCAGAAAGCCTTCGTCGCCGACGCCGCGCACGAGTTGCGCACGCCGCTGGCCGCGCTGCGGATCCAGACCCAGTTGCTGGAGCGTGCGAGCGACGACGTCGCACGGCGCGAAGCGTTGACCGATCTCAAGCACGGCGTCGAACGCGCCACGCGTCTGGTCGAGCAACTGCTGTTGCTCGCCCGCTCGGATATGGCGCCGTCGGTGGGCGACGCCGGCGCGCGAAACGTCGGCGCGCGTACAGACAGCGCGGCGGCGTTGCCGCCTGGCGGCTCCGGCGGCTCCCCTGTCACGGGTGTCATCGTGGGCGAGGCGGGCAAGGGGAGCGGGAACCCCGACCTGCGCGTCATGGTCGAGTCCTGCGTCGCGCTGTTGGCACCGTTGGCGATCGACAAGGGCGTCGATCTGGGGATGGGAAGCGCGGAAAGCGTTCGCATCGACGGCGATGCCGACGATTGGCAGGTCCTGATCGGCAATCTGCTCGACAACGCGGTCAAATACACGCCGGGCGGCGGCCGCGTCGATGTGTCGCTCGGGCCCTGCGACGGAGGCGCCTGGCTCGAAATCGCCGACACCGGACCGGGCATTTCGGATGCCGACAAAACCCGCGTATTCGATCGGTTCTATCGCTCGCCCGATGCCACGCATGCCGATAATCCGGTGAACCCGCGCGGCAGCGGCCTGGGACTCGCGATCGTGAAACGGATCGCCGATCGTTACGCCGCCGAGATCACCCTCGCGGACCGCGCGCCGCATGGCTTGACGGTCCGTGTGCAGATAGCCGGGTCGCAGCGCTCGGTCTGA
- a CDS encoding DegQ family serine endoprotease translates to MKQRTFKRTALAGVLTLAVAGGYLAGTHHYETNFVEPAHAAPSVPAPASAPAPQAAQTAPAQPALMPAEAARRTGVPDFSGLAETYSPAVVNISAKHEVRASSKRGQSQQQLPISPDDPFYQFFKHFYGDVPNQQQQDAPSMSLGSGFIVNANGYILTNAHVVDGANVVTVKLTDKREFRAKVVGVDKPTDVAVLKIDAKDLPTVQIGDPNKSKVGQWVVAIGSPYGFINTVTSGIISAKSRSLPDDTYVPFIQTDVPVNPGNSGGPLFNLDGQVIGINSMIYSQTGGFQGLSFAIPIDVAMKVEQALVKDGHVSRGRIGVTIQEMNQTLANSFGLPNSNGALVASVEPGGPAAKAGIKPGDVILSVNGDTVEDSAAVPAEVANIAPGSKASIVVWRDKARKTIDVTVAKLGAKDGDAKPTATPDQPQGRLGVAVRPLTPQERDQAQISGGLLVQQAVGAAENAGIQPGDVILSINGSPVTTVAQLRDRIAQAGSSVALLIQRDDSQIFVPVDLSGAANN, encoded by the coding sequence ATGAAGCAACGGACATTCAAACGCACCGCGCTGGCAGGCGTGCTGACATTGGCGGTGGCGGGCGGCTATCTGGCCGGCACGCACCATTACGAAACGAATTTCGTCGAGCCGGCGCACGCCGCGCCCAGCGTCCCCGCGCCGGCATCGGCTCCGGCGCCGCAAGCAGCGCAGACAGCGCCCGCGCAGCCGGCATTGATGCCCGCCGAAGCAGCCCGACGTACCGGCGTGCCGGACTTTTCGGGCCTGGCGGAGACCTATAGTCCTGCCGTGGTGAACATCAGCGCGAAGCATGAGGTGCGCGCCTCGTCGAAGCGTGGACAATCGCAGCAACAGCTGCCGATCAGCCCCGACGATCCGTTCTACCAGTTCTTCAAGCACTTCTACGGCGACGTACCGAATCAGCAGCAGCAAGATGCGCCGAGCATGAGCCTGGGCTCCGGTTTCATCGTCAATGCGAACGGCTATATCCTGACCAATGCGCACGTCGTCGACGGGGCGAATGTCGTCACGGTCAAGCTGACGGACAAGCGTGAGTTCCGCGCCAAGGTGGTGGGCGTCGACAAGCCGACCGATGTCGCCGTGCTGAAGATCGATGCCAAGGATCTGCCGACGGTGCAGATCGGCGATCCGAACAAGAGCAAGGTCGGTCAGTGGGTCGTGGCCATCGGTTCGCCGTACGGCTTTATCAACACCGTGACGTCGGGGATCATCAGCGCGAAATCGCGTTCGCTGCCGGACGACACCTATGTGCCGTTCATCCAGACCGACGTGCCGGTGAATCCGGGTAATTCCGGTGGTCCGCTGTTCAACCTGGATGGTCAGGTCATCGGTATCAATTCGATGATCTACAGCCAGACGGGCGGCTTCCAAGGTCTCTCCTTCGCCATTCCCATCGACGTGGCGATGAAGGTCGAGCAGGCGCTGGTCAAGGATGGCCATGTGAGTCGCGGCCGGATCGGCGTGACGATCCAGGAAATGAACCAGACACTGGCAAACTCCTTCGGTCTGCCGAATTCGAATGGCGCGCTGGTCGCGTCCGTCGAACCGGGCGGTCCGGCGGCGAAGGCTGGTATCAAGCCTGGCGATGTGATCCTGTCGGTCAACGGCGATACCGTCGAGGATTCGGCGGCGGTGCCGGCCGAGGTGGCCAATATCGCACCGGGATCCAAGGCATCGATCGTGGTGTGGCGCGATAAGGCGCGCAAGACGATCGACGTGACGGTGGCCAAGCTGGGCGCCAAGGACGGCGATGCGAAGCCGACTGCAACGCCGGATCAGCCGCAAGGACGCCTGGGCGTTGCGGTTCGGCCGCTGACGCCGCAGGAACGCGATCAGGCACAGATCAGCGGCGGCTTGCTGGTGCAGCAGGCGGTGGGTGCGGCGGAGAATGCCGGTATTCAACCGGGGGACGTGATCCTCTCGATCAACGGTTCGCCGGTCACGACGGTGGCGCAATTGCGCGATCGAATCGCCCAGGCCGGCAGCAGCGTGGCCTTGTTGATCCAACGCGACGACTCGCAGATTTTCGTCCCGGTGGATTTGAGCGGCGCGGCTAACAATTAA
- a CDS encoding efflux RND transporter periplasmic adaptor subunit, with amino-acid sequence MMLTLAACGKKDQPAAGQQPPTQVGVMTVQPQAVAVNTELPGRASSFLVAEVHARVDGIVLKRFFQQGAEVKAGQVLFQIDPAPYEATLMSAKATLAKAQATLTSAQSQANRYKTLVAANAVSKQSYDDAVATAGSAKADVEAGRAAVRTAEINLGYCTVRSPITGRIGAALVTEGAYVQSSAATNMALVQQISPLYVDLTQSSDQLLRLRRNIETGSLKDAGENAAKVKVVLSDGTTLPDEGKLEFTDVSVDQSTGTTTVRAVFPNAKRDLLPGMFVRARIQQAINDHAFIVPMQGVTHDQKGAPIAMVVDANNKVQVHALTTSQALGSSWVVTSGLQAGDRVIVEGTQKAKPGATVQPVDAKLPAASKDLEDTSGAMGGSDGKTADAASSAVVTSPASGASGAATASGASAAQ; translated from the coding sequence ATGATGCTCACGCTCGCTGCCTGCGGAAAGAAAGACCAACCGGCGGCCGGGCAGCAGCCGCCGACGCAGGTCGGTGTGATGACTGTCCAACCCCAGGCGGTTGCCGTGAACACCGAACTGCCGGGGCGTGCTTCGTCCTTCCTGGTGGCCGAAGTTCATGCACGCGTGGACGGCATCGTTCTGAAGCGTTTCTTCCAGCAGGGTGCCGAGGTCAAGGCCGGCCAGGTCCTGTTCCAAATCGATCCGGCACCGTACGAAGCCACGCTGATGAGCGCCAAGGCGACGTTGGCAAAGGCGCAGGCGACGCTGACATCGGCGCAATCGCAGGCGAATCGTTATAAGACACTTGTTGCTGCAAATGCAGTCAGCAAGCAGTCCTATGACGACGCGGTCGCGACCGCCGGCTCGGCGAAGGCCGATGTCGAAGCGGGCCGCGCCGCCGTGCGCACCGCGGAAATCAATCTGGGCTATTGCACGGTTCGCTCGCCGATCACCGGTCGTATCGGTGCGGCGCTGGTGACCGAGGGCGCCTACGTCCAATCCAGCGCGGCGACGAATATGGCGCTGGTTCAGCAGATCTCGCCGCTGTACGTCGACTTGACGCAGTCGAGCGATCAATTGCTGCGCCTGCGCCGCAATATCGAGACAGGCTCGCTGAAGGACGCCGGCGAAAACGCGGCGAAGGTCAAGGTCGTGCTGTCCGACGGCACGACGCTGCCGGACGAGGGCAAGCTCGAATTTACCGACGTATCGGTCGATCAGAGCACCGGCACGACGACGGTTCGCGCGGTTTTCCCGAATGCGAAACGGGATCTGCTGCCGGGGATGTTCGTCCGCGCGCGCATTCAACAGGCTATCAACGACCACGCTTTCATCGTGCCGATGCAGGGCGTGACGCATGACCAGAAGGGCGCGCCGATCGCGATGGTGGTCGATGCGAACAACAAGGTGCAGGTGCACGCGCTGACGACGTCGCAGGCACTGGGTTCCTCCTGGGTCGTGACGAGCGGCCTGCAAGCCGGTGATCGCGTGATCGTCGAAGGGACGCAGAAGGCCAAGCCGGGCGCGACCGTGCAACCGGTGGATGCGAAGCTGCCGGCCGCCTCGAAGGATCTGGAAGACACCAGCGGTGCGATGGGTGGTAGCGACGGTAAGACCGCCGATGCCGCATCGAGCGCCGTTGTAACGTCGCCGGCCTCGGGCGCTTCGGGTGCCGCCACGGCATCCGGCGCGTCCGCTGCACAGTAA
- a CDS encoding TetR family transcriptional regulator has product MPRRTKEEALETRNLILDTAERMFSERGVAHTSLADIAGAADLTRGAIYWHFKNKCELFVAMVDRELLPLDELMAESIDAREPDPLGRLRAILVQCLLDIVQNPRRRTVIEILVLKWEHTVDMQPVIERKRDNARRTIDAMQRALANAVDKNQLPDTLDTAFAASFLHAMIVGTVTDHMAAYTPRALLDDAQRLIDGFVDMLRRSPALLHLPQAGTGLA; this is encoded by the coding sequence ATGCCCAGAAGAACGAAAGAAGAAGCGCTAGAGACCCGCAATCTGATCCTCGACACCGCGGAGCGCATGTTCTCCGAGCGCGGCGTCGCGCACACTTCCCTGGCGGACATCGCCGGCGCGGCCGATTTGACCCGTGGAGCAATCTACTGGCATTTCAAAAATAAGTGTGAATTGTTCGTCGCGATGGTCGATCGGGAACTGCTGCCGCTCGACGAACTGATGGCCGAGTCGATCGATGCGCGAGAGCCGGATCCGCTCGGCCGTCTGCGCGCGATTCTGGTGCAATGTCTGCTCGATATCGTCCAGAACCCGCGCCGTCGCACCGTGATCGAAATATTGGTGCTGAAGTGGGAACATACGGTGGATATGCAGCCAGTCATCGAGCGCAAGCGCGACAATGCGCGCCGCACGATCGATGCGATGCAGCGCGCGCTGGCCAATGCGGTCGATAAAAACCAATTGCCCGATACGCTCGATACGGCATTTGCCGCCTCGTTTCTTCATGCGATGATTGTCGGTACGGTGACCGACCACATGGCCGCCTACACGCCTCGGGCGCTGCTCGACGATGCGCAGCGGCTGATCGACGGATTCGTCGACATGTTGCGCCGCTCCCCCGCCCTGCTGCATCTCCCGCAGGCCGGCACCGGATTGGCCTAG
- a CDS encoding nucleoside 2-deoxyribosyltransferase — protein MQAPLKIYLAGPDVFFRDPIARGAALRARCAAFGFAGHFPLDAALPPDADDIVQPDGSTALPPTPGSAMRIYRANIALLRGCDAVMANVQDFRGAEPDSGTVFEIGYAVALGLPVWAYGAPDKPISEQVAHDAAGRDSADWQVEDFGLPRNLMLSCSSRVVAGGVDACLADMRAVLIARTQPFVPGWIGANWDRGATQADAMPEGAR, from the coding sequence ATGCAGGCCCCTTTGAAAATCTATTTGGCCGGACCCGATGTGTTTTTTCGCGATCCGATTGCCCGTGGCGCGGCGTTGCGCGCGCGTTGCGCCGCTTTCGGCTTCGCGGGCCATTTCCCGTTGGACGCGGCGCTGCCGCCCGACGCGGACGACATCGTGCAGCCGGACGGCAGTACCGCTTTGCCGCCGACGCCGGGGAGCGCGATGCGTATCTATCGCGCGAATATCGCCCTGCTGCGCGGCTGCGACGCCGTCATGGCCAATGTGCAGGATTTTCGCGGCGCCGAGCCCGATTCCGGCACCGTCTTCGAAATCGGCTATGCGGTGGCGCTGGGGCTCCCCGTCTGGGCCTATGGCGCACCGGACAAGCCGATCAGCGAGCAGGTGGCCCACGACGCAGCGGGGCGGGATAGCGCGGACTGGCAGGTCGAGGACTTTGGCTTGCCGCGTAATCTGATGCTGTCTTGCTCGAGCCGTGTGGTTGCGGGCGGCGTCGATGCCTGCTTGGCGGATATGCGGGCGGTGCTGATTGCACGGACCCAGCCTTTCGTGCCGGGCTGGATAGGCGCTAACTGGGACAGGGGCGCAACGCAGGCCGATGCGATGCCCGAGGGAGCACGATAA
- a CDS encoding response regulator transcription factor translates to MRILLVEDDRMIADGVRKALRADGWATDWVADGAAASSALGLEQYDLVLLDLGLPKRDGLDVLRSLRASGNKVPVLICTARDAVADRVSGLDAGADDYLVKPFDLDELAARMRALLRRQAGRGEPVMRFGALTIDPTSREVAVDGTTVALSAREYALLEALTARPGAVLSKAQLEEKIYGWGEEIGSNAVEVYVHALRKKLGADFIRTVRGLGYLIPRQGAEGNGTGGTTSATSATPTAAPDASGRAGE, encoded by the coding sequence ATGCGGATTTTGCTGGTAGAGGATGATCGAATGATCGCGGACGGCGTGCGTAAGGCGTTGCGCGCCGACGGCTGGGCGACCGATTGGGTCGCCGATGGCGCAGCGGCCTCGTCGGCGCTGGGGCTCGAACAATACGATCTGGTGCTGTTGGATCTCGGATTGCCGAAGCGCGACGGCCTCGACGTGCTGCGCAGCCTGCGCGCCTCGGGCAACAAGGTGCCGGTGCTGATCTGCACCGCGCGTGATGCGGTGGCCGACCGTGTCAGCGGGCTTGATGCCGGCGCCGACGATTACCTCGTCAAGCCATTCGACCTCGACGAGCTGGCCGCGCGGATGCGCGCGCTGCTGCGGCGCCAGGCCGGACGTGGCGAGCCGGTGATGCGTTTCGGCGCGTTGACGATCGATCCGACGTCCCGCGAGGTCGCCGTGGACGGTACGACGGTCGCCCTTTCCGCGCGCGAATATGCGCTACTGGAGGCGCTGACGGCACGGCCGGGCGCGGTGTTGTCGAAAGCGCAGCTCGAAGAGAAAATCTATGGCTGGGGCGAGGAAATCGGCAGCAACGCCGTCGAAGTTTATGTTCACGCGCTGCGCAAAAAGCTGGGCGCCGATTTCATTCGGACCGTGCGCGGCCTCGGCTATCTGATTCCGCGGCAAGGCGCCGAGGGCAACGGCACCGGCGGAACGACGTCGGCCACGTCCGCCACGCCCACCGCCGCGCCGGATGCGTCCGGTCGGGCGGGAGAGTAA
- a CDS encoding carboxypeptidase-like regulatory domain-containing protein, translated as MVERSKPLSASGWTKGASVLAFTLAATLTAVAPAVHAQSTDQGSLPAAAQQGDVTFLSGGVGKDESDAIKKAAAHWPLSLSFIGGDRNFVADVAVKITDSKGATVLETSAKGPYMLVRLQPGHYTVHATYAGKEVSHTTNVTSKGHARLSFSWKHA; from the coding sequence ATGGTTGAACGATCGAAGCCCCTTTCCGCAAGCGGATGGACGAAGGGCGCCAGCGTCCTGGCCTTTACGCTGGCGGCAACGCTGACGGCAGTTGCACCGGCGGTGCATGCACAGTCGACCGATCAGGGCAGTCTGCCCGCCGCGGCGCAGCAAGGCGATGTGACCTTCCTGTCGGGCGGTGTCGGTAAGGACGAGTCCGATGCGATCAAAAAAGCGGCGGCGCATTGGCCGCTGTCGCTGAGCTTTATCGGCGGCGACCGTAACTTTGTTGCCGATGTTGCGGTGAAGATTACCGACTCGAAAGGCGCGACCGTGCTGGAAACGTCGGCGAAGGGCCCGTATATGCTCGTGCGCCTGCAGCCGGGCCACTATACGGTGCATGCCACTTACGCCGGCAAGGAAGTCTCGCACACGACGAACGTGACCAGCAAAGGCCATGCACGCCTGAGCTTCAGCTGGAAGCACGCATAA